In the Endozoicomonas sp. SCSIO W0465 genome, TGCTGACCCATGGCTTTACCGTGGATGCCAATGGCCGGAAGATGTCCAAGTCGCTGGGTAATGTGATTGCCCCCCAGAAGGTTTTCAAATCTCTGGGTGCTGACATCCTGCGTCTGTGGGTTTCTGCAACAGACTACACCTCAGAAATGACCGTTTCTGATGATATCCTCAAGCGCACGGCAGACAGCTATCGCCGTATCCGTAACACTGCACGCTTCCTGCTGTCCAACCTGACCGGCTTCAACCCACAGACCGATGCGGTTGCCTGGGACGATATGCTGTCACTGGATAAGTGGGCTGTGGATCGTACCCTGAGACTGCAAAATGAAGTGGTGGACGCGTACAACAGCTACAACTTCCTATCGGTCTACCAGAAAGTTCATAATTTCTGCTCACTGGATCTGGGTGGTTTTTATCTGGATATCATCAAGGACCGTCAGTACACCACTGCGCAGAGCAGTCTCGCTCGTCGTAGCTGTCAGACCGCGATGTACCATATCATCGAGGCCTTTGCCCGCTGGATGGCGCCAATTACCAGCTTTACCGCAGATGAAATCTGGGCGGTGATTCCCGGCGAGCGCGGGGCTTCTGTTTTCCTGGAAACCTGGTATCAAGGGCTGAACAGTCTGGAAGGTGATGAGCTGGGGCGTGAGTTCTGGAATACCATTCTGGACGTAAAGACTGCGGTTAATAAAGCGCTGGAAGATGCCCGGGTAGCTGGAATCATCGGCGGATCGCTGGAAGCGGAAGTGACGCTGTTTGCCGATGAGGCGTTGACAGAGAAACTGAGCCGTCTGGGTAATGAGTTGCGTTTTGTGTTGATTACCTCAGCGGCTACCGTTGAGCCACTGACTGATGCTGGTGATGCCGCAACTACTGAGCTGGCTGGACTGCAAGTACGGGTTAACAAGTCCGGTTACCAAAAGTGTGAACGCTGCTGGCATCGTCGTGAAGATGTAGGCACCATTGCGGCACATCCGGACCTTTGTGGCCGCTGTGTCGAAAACGTAGCAGGCAGTGGTGAACAGCGGCAATTCGCCTGATATTAGCGGTTGGTATAAAAATACCCGGTCAGTACCGGGTATTTTTTTGGACAGTAATCTATTTTATTACGTGTTATTAAATACTTGGGTGTTGCAACTGGTTACATCCTGATGGACTTCGGTAATTCGCACTATCCCTTCACTATTCAAGACACTTAGTATTGACAAGACTCACTGAATGATATGGATTTTTAGCAGGAACCGGCCATGCAGAGTAATACTTCAGGAAAGCTTCACTGGCTCTGGCTCAGTGCCATCGTGTTCGGCCTTGACCAACTGGTAAAATGGTGGGTTATTCAGGAGTTTTCCCTTTACCAGCAATTACCGGTATTGCCCTTCTTTTCCCTTACCCTTGCCTACAATACCGGGGCGGCATTCAGCTTTCTGGGCGATGCGTCCGGTTGGCAGCGTTGGTTTCTCAGTGGTGTGGCCATTATTGTCAGCATCATGCTGGTCGGGTGGATGAAACAGCTGCGTTCCGGTGAAAACTGGCAGGCGTGCTCTTTGTCATTGATACTCGGCGGTGCGTTGGGCAATTTGATAGACCGTTTGTTGCACGGCCAAGTCACCGACTTTCTGTTGTTTTACTATAAAAACTGGTATTTTCCTGCGTTCAACCTGGCGGACATGGCCATTACGGTGGGAGCCGCCATGTTGATTCTGGATATGTTCCGGAATAATCCTTCCGCTGAAAGAAGCAGTAACGATAAGTAGAAGAGCAGGAGTGAGTCACGGTGTCAGTAGTCATTGAGAAAGGCAGTAAGGTCACTCTGCACTTTTCCCTGAAGCTGGATGATGGGCGTGTGGTGGACGGTACGCCAGCAGAAAAACCGGCATCTCTGACCGTTGGTGACGGTAATCTCCCGGAAGGTTTTGAAGCAACGCTGTATGGTCTGGCTTCTGGTGACGACCGGGTCTCCCGGATTCCTCCGGAGAAGGCGTTTGGCATGCCCAACCCCAATAATGTGCAGCGTATCCCCAGGGGCACCTTTGCCAGCGGGGTTGAGCTGGAAGAAGGGTTGGTAATGTCCTTTGTTGATGCCGCTAAAAGTGAACTTCCTGGCGTTGTCCGGGCTTTTGATGATGACATGGTTGAAGTTGACTTTAATCATCCTCTGGCAGGTCGACACCTGATCTTTGAGGTACA is a window encoding:
- the lspA gene encoding signal peptidase II, producing the protein MQSNTSGKLHWLWLSAIVFGLDQLVKWWVIQEFSLYQQLPVLPFFSLTLAYNTGAAFSFLGDASGWQRWFLSGVAIIVSIMLVGWMKQLRSGENWQACSLSLILGGALGNLIDRLLHGQVTDFLLFYYKNWYFPAFNLADMAITVGAAMLILDMFRNNPSAERSSNDK
- a CDS encoding peptidylprolyl isomerase — protein: MSVVIEKGSKVTLHFSLKLDDGRVVDGTPAEKPASLTVGDGNLPEGFEATLYGLASGDDRVSRIPPEKAFGMPNPNNVQRIPRGTFASGVELEEGLVMSFVDAAKSELPGVVRAFDDDMVEVDFNHPLAGRHLIFEVQILDVQPPGKSRDRKDW